A region from the Alnus glutinosa chromosome 5, dhAlnGlut1.1, whole genome shotgun sequence genome encodes:
- the LOC133869703 gene encoding probable UDP-3-O-acylglucosamine N-acyltransferase 2, mitochondrial, which translates to MRTNAEDGAGLSPIEFQRWHNGGGIFHKSAFIDPTALIETGAVVHPKSVVSAYVHIGSGTVVGPSVLIGQLTKIGYNVALSNCAISNSCVIHNGVCIGQDGFGFFVDEKGDMLKKPQLLNAMIGNHVEIGANTCIDRGSWGDTIIGDHSKIDNLVQIGHNVVIGRSCMLCGQVGIAGSVTIGDYVTLGGRVAVRDHVSIVSKVQLAATSCVTKDIKESGDYCGFPAVPIHEWRRQVATQFRTSKKGV; encoded by the exons ATGCGAACTAATGCAG AGGATGGTGCTGGACTAAGCCCCATAGAATTCCAGAGATGGCATAATGGAGGTGGGATTTTCCACAAGTCAGCTTTCATTGACCCAACAGCGCTCATAGAGACCGGTGCTGTAGTTCATCCAAAATCCGTTGTCAGTGCATATGTTCATATTGGATCAGGAACTGTTGTTGGACCTTCTGTGCTAATCGGCCAATTGACAAAAATAGG GTACAATGTTGCACTCAGTAATTGTGCTATCAGTAATTCATGTGTAATCCACAATGGAGTTTGCATTGGTCAAGATG GGTTTGGGTTTTTCGTGGATGAGAAAGGGGACATGTTGAAGAAACCTCAA TTGCTGAATGCTATGATTGGGAACCATGTGGAGATTGGTGCAAATACATGCATTGACAGGGGGAG CTGGGGAGATACAATTATTGGGGATCATTCAAAGATAGATAATTTAGTTCAG ATTGGTCATAATGTAGTTATTGGGAGAAGTTGCATGCTTTGTGGACAAGTTGGGATTGCAGGTTCAGTGAC GATAGGAGACTATGTAACTTTGGGGGGAAGGGTAGCAGTTCGGGATCATGTTTCCATTGTGTCAAAG GTCCAGCTTGCTGCTACTAGCTGTGTCACCAAGGATATCAAAGAATCTGGGGATTATTGTGGCTTTCCTGCT GTTCCAATTCATGAGTGGCGCAGACAAGTTGCTACCCAATTTCGGACTTCAAAGAAAGGGGTTTGA